The following are encoded in a window of Merismopedia glauca CCAP 1448/3 genomic DNA:
- the alaS gene encoding alanine--tRNA ligase, whose amino-acid sequence VLPQYLSSHEIRQKFLDFYAQRGHQIVESASLVPEDPTVLLTIAGMLPFKPIFLGQRSPEFKRATSSQKCIRTNDIENVGRTARHQTFFEMLGNFSFGDYFKEQAIAWAWELVTQGFGFPPERLVVSVFQEDDEAYGIWKDKIGVNPKRIKRLGEDDNFWVSGPTGPCGPCSEIYYDFHPEKGDKEIDLEDDTRFIEFYNLVFMQYNRDLDGNLTPLQNKNIDTGMGLERMAQILQNVPNNYESDAIFPIIKTAAEMGEIDYSQADENTKVSLKVIGDHMRAVAHCITDGIRPSNVGRGYILRRLIRRVVRHCRLIGIYEKQGDKTLVTPQIAEVAIALGESVYPNLRVREAVIKGELEREESQFLKTLDRGEQRLEEILAKMQASGQKTISGQDAFTLYDTYGFPLELTQEIAAEKGLLVDLAAYEVEMEAQAERSKAARETIDLTVQGSLDQLAEQIQSTEFLGYSQLTTAAVVEVVLVSGKPVGMAEAGTAVQIILDRTPFYAESGGQIGDRGYLSGEDLLVRIDDVRKDGDFFVHIGKIERGTVKAGDRLTAQIDTACRRRVQANHTATHLLQAALRKIVDESISQAGSLVSFDRLRFDFNCPRALTPEDLAQVETQVNTWISEAHSGDTSIMSLNEAKAKGAIAMFGEKYSEQVRVLDFPGVSMELCGGTHVSNTAEIGAFKIVSESGIAAGVRRIEAVAGPAILDYLNVRDAVVKELSDRFKAKPEELPDRITTLQNDLKSAQKELEALKGELAIAKSDKLVDLAETVGDYQILVAEIPQVDPEALKTAAERLLHKLKAGAVVLASVPEADKVSLVAAFSPEVNKKGLQAGKFIGAIAKICGGGGGGRPNLAQAGGRDASKLPQALESAKKDLIAGLG is encoded by the coding sequence GTCCTTCCTCAGTATCTCAGCAGTCACGAAATTCGGCAAAAATTCTTAGACTTTTATGCTCAAAGAGGGCATCAAATTGTCGAAAGTGCGTCTTTAGTGCCAGAAGATCCAACAGTACTGTTGACTATCGCCGGAATGCTACCTTTTAAACCCATATTTTTAGGACAGAGATCGCCAGAATTTAAACGTGCGACTAGTTCCCAAAAATGCATTCGGACTAATGATATCGAGAATGTCGGGCGCACGGCTAGACACCAGACATTTTTTGAAATGCTGGGTAATTTCAGCTTTGGAGATTATTTTAAGGAACAGGCTATAGCTTGGGCGTGGGAATTAGTGACTCAAGGGTTTGGTTTTCCTCCAGAAAGGCTAGTAGTTAGCGTATTTCAAGAAGATGACGAAGCTTACGGGATTTGGAAAGACAAGATTGGTGTAAATCCCAAACGGATTAAGCGCTTGGGAGAAGATGATAACTTCTGGGTTTCTGGTCCAACTGGTCCGTGTGGCCCTTGTTCTGAAATTTACTACGATTTTCACCCCGAAAAAGGGGATAAAGAGATCGATCTAGAAGATGACACCAGGTTTATCGAGTTTTACAACCTGGTTTTCATGCAATACAACCGCGATCTAGACGGAAACCTAACTCCCCTGCAAAACAAAAACATTGATACGGGGATGGGTTTGGAAAGAATGGCGCAGATTCTCCAGAATGTGCCCAATAATTATGAAAGTGATGCAATTTTCCCCATTATTAAGACTGCGGCGGAAATGGGGGAAATTGATTACAGTCAAGCTGATGAGAACACCAAAGTCTCTTTGAAGGTGATTGGCGATCATATGCGGGCTGTAGCTCACTGTATCACCGATGGCATCCGTCCTTCTAATGTAGGTAGAGGATACATTCTGCGGCGGCTAATTCGCCGCGTAGTGCGTCATTGTCGGTTGATTGGGATTTATGAGAAGCAAGGGGATAAAACCTTAGTAACCCCCCAAATTGCGGAAGTTGCGATCGCTTTAGGGGAGTCTGTCTATCCCAATTTGCGAGTCAGAGAAGCAGTCATTAAAGGGGAACTAGAACGAGAAGAATCTCAGTTTTTGAAAACCTTAGATCGAGGGGAACAAAGGTTAGAGGAAATACTCGCAAAAATGCAAGCTAGTGGGCAAAAAACCATTTCTGGTCAAGATGCATTTACTCTTTACGATACTTATGGTTTTCCTTTAGAATTAACCCAAGAAATTGCCGCAGAAAAGGGTTTATTAGTAGATTTAGCTGCATATGAAGTCGAGATGGAAGCCCAAGCAGAACGCTCTAAAGCTGCTAGAGAGACTATCGACTTAACAGTTCAAGGTAGTTTAGATCAACTGGCTGAACAGATTCAATCTACCGAGTTTTTGGGTTATTCTCAGCTAACTACAGCCGCAGTCGTAGAAGTAGTGTTAGTCAGTGGAAAACCTGTAGGTATGGCTGAAGCGGGAACGGCAGTTCAGATTATCTTGGATCGGACTCCATTTTATGCCGAATCTGGGGGACAAATCGGCGATCGCGGTTACCTTTCTGGAGAAGATTTGCTAGTGAGAATCGATGACGTGCGGAAAGATGGGGATTTCTTCGTCCACATCGGCAAAATCGAGCGGGGAACTGTAAAAGCAGGCGATCGCCTCACTGCACAAATCGATACAGCCTGTCGCCGTCGGGTTCAAGCAAATCATACCGCAACACACCTATTGCAAGCAGCTTTGCGAAAGATTGTGGATGAATCCATTTCTCAAGCTGGATCTTTAGTTTCTTTTGACAGATTGCGGTTCGATTTCAACTGTCCTCGCGCTTTAACGCCTGAAGATTTGGCACAGGTAGAAACTCAGGTAAATACTTGGATTTCTGAAGCCCATAGCGGCGATACCTCCATTATGTCTTTGAACGAAGCCAAAGCCAAGGGTGCGATCGCTATGTTTGGGGAAAAATACTCAGAACAAGTGCGAGTTTTGGATTTCCCTGGAGTGTCGATGGAATTGTGTGGGGGAACTCACGTCAGCAACACGGCAGAAATTGGCGCGTTTAAAATCGTCTCTGAATCGGGAATTGCGGCTGGAGTCCGGCGGATTGAAGCGGTAGCTGGGCCTGCTATCTTAGATTACCTCAACGTGCGCGATGCTGTGGTGAAAGAGTTGAGCGATCGCTTTAAAGCTAAGCCAGAGGAACTCCCAGATAGAATTACTACCCTGCAAAACGATCTGAAATCGGCTCAGAAAGAACTAGAGGCGTTGAAAGGAGAATTGGCGATCGCTAAATCCGATAAGTTGGTAGATTTAGCCGAAACTGTAGGCGATTATCAAATATTAGTGGCAGAAATTCCCCAAGTCGATCCAGAAGCGTTGAAAACTGCGGCTGAGAGACTTTTGCACAAACTTAAAGCTGGTGCTGTGGTGCTAGCTTCTGTCCCTGAAGCTGATAAAGTCAGCTTAGTAGCCGCTTTTAGTCCAGAAGTGAATAAAAAAGGACTGCAAGCAGGTAAATTTATTGGTGCGATCGCGAAGATTTGTGGTGGAGGTGGCGGCGGTCGTCCCAATTTGGCGCAAGCTGGAGGAAGGGATGCTAGTAAGTTGCCTCAAGCTCTAGAATCGGCGAAGAAGGACTTAATT